The Nerophis ophidion isolate RoL-2023_Sa linkage group LG20, RoL_Noph_v1.0, whole genome shotgun sequence genomic interval acacaaggaatgcgacagctgaagcccatatcttgcatatgtcggtgcgtggtggttcttgaagcactgactccagctgcagtccactctttgtggatctctcccacatttttgaatcggttttgtttgacaatcctctccagggcgcggttatccctattgcttgtacacttttttctaccacatctttagtcttcccttcgcctctctattaatgtgcttggacacagagctctgggaacatccaatctctttggcaatgaccttttgtgtcttgccctccttctttaaagtatcaatggtcatcttttggacagttgtcaagtcagcagtcttccccatgattgtgtgtcatacagaatcaaaccaagagaccatttaaaggcttttccaggtgttttgagttagttagctaattagagtgtggcaccaggtgtcttcaatatctgaccttttcaccatattcaaattttctgagatgttgaatttagggttttcattggttatcaactataatcatctcctttttggcaaaaaacacttgaaatgtatcagtctgtttggaatgaatgtatacattctgcaagtttgactttctaaatggaattaatgaaataaatcaactttttcatgatattctaataatatgaccagcacctgtagtgtgtgtgtgacaatcattgctactttaacatgGGGGCCATTGTAAACTGTCTGCTTGTTTTTATTGTCCCTTAACATATGGTAAAAATAAACTTACTCTTCAAAAAATAGGATTACTGTATTTTTctaactataagtcgcagtttttttcatagtttggccggcggtacgacttatactcaggagcgacctctgtgtgaaattattaacacattaatgtaaaatatcaaataatattatttagctcattcacataagagactagaccagtggttcttaaccttgttggaggtaccgaaccccaccggttTCATCTGCGcaacccttctttagtggaaaaaaaatgtgtttgttttcaaattcaagactaagttatttttatttttttttactggtgcacaaaatgaaccgtgcatgagcaTCACCTTGTTCatagaacaaaaccaacagagtgcatgaactcacaacaaattacactccTGCAAGTCAGATGGAAATTAGAGGGaatattgtttgggggtatctatAATAttccgatagggagaagtttttattttcacaaagagttgggtgtgtcttgacctccgcggcagaagctccgccgaacccctgaggccgactcaccgaacctctagggttcgatcgaacccaggttaagaaccactggactagatgcataagatttcatgggatttatggattagtagtgacagattgtttggtaaaggtatagcatgttctatatgttatagttatttgaatgactcttaccataatatgttaggttaacatagcagttggttatttatgcctcatataacgtacaattattcagcatgttgttcactattctttatttattttaaattgcctttcaaatgtctattcttgctgttgggttttatcaaatacatatcccccaaaaatgtgacttacatgtttttttccttctttattatgcattttcggcaggtgcgacttatactccggagcaacttatactccgaaaaatacagtatatgttttattaatttgtCACACATAAGCTAAGATGTAGCTGTTTTGTTCAGCTAGCATATACAATATTGACCGATAAAGgactgtttttagcatttttaatgCACCCTTTAATTTTTCAGTGGAAACAGTCCGGCCTTTGGACACGCCTACTTTGTGTGACGTCTTGAAAGACGTGCTCACCTGCAAAAAGCCCTGTCAAGGATCCTCTACATGAGCGCTGATGAGTCCTTATTATGCCATATGTCATAAAGACAGAAGGAAGTAAAGCACCTTGTTGTCTCCCTGTGCTTCTGCCAGCCGTTGTTTCAGCTCCTTCACCTCCTCACTAAGAGCATTGCTTTTTTCTTTGGAGTCTCTCAGGAGCTGAGCTAAATTCACCTGCGAGGACAAGTCTTTCAGTTTGGACATCTCATTCTTACGGGGGGCTACAAAGGCAGCACTTACTTGGTTGCGCTTTTCAGGGGGCAAAGACAGATCTCCATCCTGTGGAGTAGAAAGAGTTAGACACAACATCATGTTTGACACAAACATCTTCTCTTACTAGGAGTTCTCTGTACTTCTTCTTGAGTCCTTGGTGGCGCTCTCGAAGCTGATTGGCCATCAGCTGGTACTGATCCCGCTCCTGCTGGCACATGTCCAGCTCCTTGGACAGGATCAGGAGCGCTTCCTTCTTGCTTTCCAACTTGCGCTTACAAATGAGGAACTGTGCAGGGATACAAAGGGCATTTCAAACTTCAatgttgggggagggggggggggttcacaATGAAAGGACAGAGCTAGTATATGAAATTCAAATGAACTGAAGAAAAGACAGAAAACTTAAAGCAATATCTTAAAAAACAGAACATGCACAGCAAGGAACAAATGAAGAACAAACAggcgtatgtgtatatacacgtgtatatatatatatacgtgtatatacatatatatacatatatacagtatcatgttagacccactcgacatccattgctttcctcctctccaaggttctcatagtcatcattatcaccgacgtcccactgggtgtgagttttccttgcccttatgtgggcctaccgaggatgtcatagtggtttgtgttgtggtttgtgcagccctttgacacactagtgatttagggctatataagtaaacattgattgattgattgatatacacgtgtatatatacatgtatatacacgtgtatatgcaaatgtatatatacatacacacaagtgtatatacatgtatgtatacatgtatttacatcatgtacatacatgtgcatatatatatatatatatatatatatatatatatacacatgcatatacacgtgtatatacatatatataatacatgtatacacaggtgtatatgcacatgtatatatatatatatatatgtatacatgtgtatatatacacagtggtcACAGCAGTTAATGAGTTGTTTATTTTACCTCGTTGACCATTCCTTGCCATTCATCTTCACTCCTCGGCGACGGATCCATGCCACTTAAACGTAAACTAAAACCTTTACGACGGCGAATATTCAACGGACGCGTGTTTAATGGCCATGTTTGTAGCTTGAAGAGGACAGATTAGGCAGAGACGTTGCTTCACTTCCGTCAAGCTTGTGACGTGTGTCTGTCTCAACCAATCACGTGCGTTCAGTCACGTCACATGATAGGCTTTAAAAGTCACGTGGCTATAACCTAACGCCGTATGTGTCGTAAACACATTCGGTCTGTCGCAAGTAGCGCCTTCAAAACTCACTTTATGCGACAGTGCATACTGGGTTTCATAATCTTAACACGTAATAATGTTAACAAACCATATAGGTACATGTGGGAAAATACAGCTTTCATAAGTTAATGTACGGAGAATGTAGTATTTGTCGACCATACAGAACATCTTTGGCGTTTGACGGCAGTGGCGCGTCATGGTGCGTTTAGAGTCCCTCGGAAAGTAAAGGATTGTGATGTGCGTGTATGGAGGGGAATATGTTCTAGAAAACACACATGACTCTTATATAATGTTTAACCTTATTTGAAGTCATGCTAagcacatttatactgtatatttgcACATCTTATGGGAAAAGACCAAACTTAAGAAACACACAAAAGGCAAATTTAATTTATAGATTGCATTAAGGCGCAGACAATGTAACTTTAGTTTACAATTAcgagatatacatacatatttttaacattgATTATACATTTCAAAGATACATATCATTAAAGACACCAATTGCCACAACTTTCAAGTCAAAatgttcatacttgccaaccttgagacctccgattacgGGAGGTGGGGACGTGGTCGGGGGGTAGgttgtggttgggggcgtggttaagaggggaggagtatatttacagctagaattcaccaagtcaagtatttcgtatatatatatatatatatatatatatatatatatatatatatatatataaatatatatatatatatatatatttatagatatatatatgtatatatatatttacatatatatacatatatatatgtgtaagaaAGAATTGACCTTCAGTGAGTTctagctatatatgtatatatatatatatatatatatatatatatatatatatatatatatatatatatatatatatatatacatacatatatatatatatacatatatatgtatatatatatatatgaaagaaacacttgaatttcagtgttcaattatttacacattacacacacatataacactcatctactcattgttaagggttgaattgtccatccttcttctattctctgtctctatttttctaaccatgctgaagaccctctctgatgatgcattgctgtgtggcacgcacaaaagtgctttaatCAAATGCACtaaagtctggaatcttccatcttcgtctccttgttgtgtgcgtaGTTGTGCACtacactctctaaaagccgtagatgttattgtcacatatgcatgtacagtagatggcagtattgtcctgtttaagagtgtcacaacattgctgtttaaggcagaaaactgctttacggtggacgaaaacgtgactgctgttgtgtgttgttaccgcgctggcaggacgttaatgaaactgtctaacaataaacccacataacaaaccaagaactctccctcaatcattctacagttatattgtcattgggcagacacgctgtgtatattgtgggaaagcggacggagctggagggggcgtggcctccagctccgcctgaatttcggtagattttcggcagaaaatttgtcccgggaggatctcgggagaggcgctgaatttcgggagtctcccggaaaatccgggagggttggcaagcatgaaATGTTGGTGTCTCGCATGCACCAAATGATCTGCAATCCCAAAAACTATACAATTTGCATCCCAATAGCAGCACAGACTTGTGGTCGTCTGCATTTTGCATAGGTCAATAAATGTGCATGTTAGCAACAGTCATGCTGTCATGGGATGAGTCGATTGCAGCAAACACCAAACGCCCTCCTTAATTGCTTTTGCAGGATGCAGTGAAAGCAGACATCTATCAGGTATTGGTGCACAACAAGCACAACTATCCTttactgcaggggtcgggaacctttttggctgagagagccatgaaagccaaatatttcacaatgtatttctgtaagagccatataacatttttcaacactgaagacCACtaaatttgtacatttttaagtatgaccaacatttgtagagtataataagtctcttatttttttaacaacattgttattataaaagttaaccaataatacatataatacttcttaccattaatgcaacatctttaacaggtgcggtaaaaaacggatggttggattaaattgcatgagaatgttttaaaatttgaacgttatttttgaaactgtgattaccagcggaattattcattacttatcgtgttaagcaatgtcagctaagatttatctgagagccagatgcagtcatctggctctagagccataggttccctacccctggtttaagcattagacacctttttaccttcactctgcctcccgctgtttcccacatctacaaagaaattagctattgactgccacctactgatatggaagagtattacacggttactcggcatagctcggttggtagagtggccgtgctatcaacctgagggttccaggttcgattcccacttccgccatcctagtcactgccgttgtgtccttgggcaagacactttacacacctgccctcagtgacacccacactggtttaactgtaacttagatattgggtgtcactttgtaaagcgctttgagtcactagagaaaagcgctatataaatataattatctgagagccatatgtagtcatcaaaagagccatatctggctctagagccataggttccctacccctgctttactgCATGGACGTGTGAAGGTCGGCGTTGGAGACGACCATGCAAGGAGCCAGCCAGCTCACCAGAAGCTATTAGAAGTTCCACTGCAATGATTGATTTCATCTCCTTTGGTTTAGTTGCATAAAGAAGCTAACGGAATTGCTTTGAAACGCCACTAGCCTTATAAACTTAAATCTACTATAACATGTTCAAACACCACGGACTTGCCCTTAAAGCTGGAAGAGAAGATGAAATTCCTGCGGTCGGTGGAGACGGCGGTAAAAGAGCGTGGAGACTGTACGTAGATGTCCTTGAACTTGTGGTAGGTTTTGGTCTGGGAGTCCCAGAGGTAGATTTGAGTGAAGGAGTAGTCGCTGCCAAGAGCCAGGTAGTGTTTGTCCCCGAAGGAGAAGGGCTGGAGGACCATGGCCCCTCGAGAGGGTAGAGCCTGCACCTCTGTGAACTGCTTACTGCTCCATTTCAGGACTTTGGAGTCGCCGATGTAGCAGGTCATGGCCAGATACAAGTCACCTTGGAGACGGAAGGCTTTGACGGCCACCACGTCTTCAATGATGGGGATGTCAGCGTGGAGCAGGAACTTCAGCGTGCTCTTGTTCCACAGGTAGATGACAGGTGGCTGAGAGCGGCTGGCTAAAATCAGGTAGGACTTGCCGTCCGCTTCCACAAACTCTGCGTCCGTATCGCGGAACCACTCGTGGAGGAACTGGTAGGTGTAGAAGCCTGTTCGGTTGCGGTCCGGTTGGTCGCTCCACTTGTAAAGTGTAGACAGGCCCGCTTTGGAGCTGTCCACAATCACCAAGTACCACTCGCCGTCCACGCGGAACACTTCCATGTCGTTTGGCTTGGAGATGTTGAAGACCTCCATGGACTGGAACTTGGTGAACTGGTTCTGTTGATCGTCAAACTTGTAGACATGAGAGCCTCCGAAGAGCTGCGTGATGATGATCAGGATGTGGTCGTCCACCAGAACCGATGTGCACCCGACCACAGATTTACCTGTGGAGAGGAACCAGCAAAACTTAGATGTGCTGCCTTCCCACTCTGCTGATGATAGGTCCGTTCCTGACCCGTCACCGCCTACTACCTGTGTGACTTTTCTTTCAGTTCTTACTACCTGTGTGACATGCTTCTAGTTCCCACTACATGTGTGACTTTCTTTTAGTTCCCACTACATGTGTGACTTTTCTTTTTGTTCCTACTACCTGTGTGACTTTCTTTTAGTTCCTACTACCTGTGTGACATGCTTTCAGTTCCCACTACATGTGTGACTTTCTTTTAGTTCCCACTACATGTGTGACTTTCTTTTAGTTCCCACTACATGTGTGACTTTCTTTTAGTTCCTACTACCTGTGTGACTTTCTTTTAGTTCCTACTACCTGTGTGATTTCTTTTAGTTCCTACTACCTGTGTGACATGCTTTTAGTTCCCACTACATGTGTGATTTTTCCTTTAGTTCCCACTACATGTGTGACTTTCTTTTAATTCCTACTACCTGTGTGACTTTCTTTTAGTTCCTACTACCTGTGTGATTTATTTTAGTTCCTACTACCTGTGTGACATGCTTCTAGTTCCCACTACACGTGTGACTTTCTTTTAGTTCCCACTACATGTGTGACTTTTCTTTTAGTTCAGGGGTAGGGAGCCtaaggctctagagccagatgtggctcttttgatgactgcacctggctctcagataaatcttagctgacattgcttaacacaataagtaatgaataattccgctggtaatcaaagtgtcaaaaataacgttcaaaatataaaacattttcatgcattttaatccatccatccggtttctacggcacctgttcaagaagttgcattaatggtaagaagtattttatttattgttggttatcttcagaataacagtgttattaacaagaataagagacttattatactctaagaatgttggtcttacttaaaaaagcacgcatttagttgtattcagtcttaaaaaatatatattatatggctctcacgtaaatacattttacaatacttggcttgtatggctctttcagccaaaaaggttcccgacccctgttttagttcCTACTACCTGTGTGACTTTCTTTTAGTTCCTACTACCTGTGTGATTTCTTTTAGTTCCCAATACCTGTGTGACATGCTTTTAGTTCCTAC includes:
- the LOC133538900 gene encoding leucine-rich repeat LGI family member 2-like — encoded protein: MGRNALVFVFVLLGVCAANKWKRNFRCPSGCSCTKESIMCVGSSHVPRTIPSDVTSLSIVNGSLADIPEGMFALMPSLQLLLLNANSLTTIKDNAFHGLPHLEYLFIEGNKIESVAKNAFRGLRDVTHLSLANNKIRFLPRDLFFDLNSLLELDLRGNLFQCSCENKWLMTWLRNTNTTVSEVYCADKKGERLKDFPIAPGQCMSTDFVRHQSIPIQSMSADIFSFKEDIYVAMAAPNSNSCIVMEWDHIEMNFRTFDNITGKSVVGCTSVLVDDHILIIITQLFGGSHVYKFDDQQNQFTKFQSMEVFNISKPNDMEVFRVDGEWYLVIVDSSKAGLSTLYKWSDQPDRNRTGFYTYQFLHEWFRDTDAEFVEADGKSYLILASRSQPPVIYLWNKSTLKFLLHADIPIIEDVVAVKAFRLQGDLYLAMTCYIGDSKVLKWSSKQFTEVQALPSRGAMVLQPFSFGDKHYLALGSDYSFTQIYLWDSQTKTYHKFKDIYVQSPRSFTAVSTDRRNFIFSSSFKGKSVVFEHVIVDLSL